A window from Pseudomonas sp. Tri1 encodes these proteins:
- the chrA gene encoding chromate efflux transporter, whose protein sequence is MNEPTRIVDEQALASPCTVSLREAFWFWLKLGFISFGGPAGQISIMHQELVERRRWISERRFLHALNYCMLLPGPEAQQLATYLGWLMHRGWGGVIAGALFVLPSLFILIALSWLYVAFGEVPVVAGIFYGIKPAVTAIVVHAAHRIGSRALKNNWLWAIAAASFTAIFAFNVPFPLIVLGAAVIGYLGGRWAPEKFSQSSQHAKHRSFGPALIDDDTPPPDHARFSALRLARLALIGALLWTLPMGLLTVAFGWEGTLTQMAWFFTKAALLTFGGAYAVLPYVYQGAVGHFGWLTPTQMIDGLALGETTPGPLIMVVAFVGFVGGYVMQVFGPEQAFLAGAVAATLVTWFTFLPSFLFILAGGPLVESTHNALKFTAPLTAITAAVVGVILNLACFFGYHVLWPKGFSGALDWPSAIIAVTAAIALFRYKRGVIQVLLACGLTGLAVHLLR, encoded by the coding sequence ATGAATGAACCCACCCGAATCGTCGACGAACAGGCCCTCGCCAGCCCCTGCACCGTCAGCCTGCGGGAAGCCTTCTGGTTCTGGCTCAAACTGGGCTTTATCAGTTTCGGTGGGCCGGCCGGACAGATCTCGATCATGCATCAGGAACTGGTGGAACGCCGACGCTGGATTTCCGAGCGACGTTTCCTGCATGCCCTGAACTACTGCATGTTGCTGCCAGGGCCCGAAGCCCAGCAACTGGCGACGTACCTGGGCTGGCTGATGCATCGCGGTTGGGGCGGCGTCATTGCCGGGGCACTGTTCGTGCTGCCCTCGCTGTTCATCCTCATTGCGTTGTCCTGGCTGTATGTCGCCTTTGGCGAAGTGCCGGTGGTGGCGGGTATTTTCTACGGCATCAAACCGGCCGTGACTGCAATCGTCGTGCACGCCGCTCACCGGATAGGCTCGCGGGCGCTAAAGAACAATTGGCTATGGGCGATCGCCGCCGCATCGTTCACCGCGATATTTGCCTTCAACGTACCCTTCCCGCTGATCGTACTGGGCGCGGCTGTCATCGGTTACCTGGGCGGTCGCTGGGCACCGGAAAAATTCAGCCAGAGCAGTCAACACGCCAAGCACCGATCCTTTGGCCCGGCATTGATCGACGATGACACCCCGCCCCCGGACCATGCCCGGTTCAGCGCTTTGCGACTCGCTCGGCTAGCGCTCATCGGCGCCTTGCTGTGGACATTGCCGATGGGGCTGCTGACCGTGGCGTTCGGCTGGGAAGGCACCCTGACGCAAATGGCCTGGTTCTTCACCAAGGCCGCATTGCTGACTTTCGGTGGCGCCTACGCGGTATTGCCTTACGTCTATCAGGGTGCCGTCGGACATTTCGGCTGGCTGACACCGACACAAATGATCGACGGCCTGGCCTTGGGCGAAACCACGCCCGGGCCGCTGATCATGGTGGTGGCGTTCGTCGGTTTCGTCGGTGGCTACGTGATGCAAGTCTTCGGCCCTGAGCAGGCCTTTCTCGCAGGCGCGGTCGCGGCCACGCTGGTGACCTGGTTTACGTTCCTGCCTTCGTTTTTATTCATCCTGGCCGGCGGCCCATTGGTAGAGTCGACCCACAACGCACTGAAGTTCACCGCCCCGCTGACAGCAATTACTGCCGCCGTGGTCGGGGTGATCCTCAACCTGGCCTGCTTCTTCGGTTACCACGTGCTCTGGCCCAAGGGTTTTTCAGGCGCCCTCGATTGGCCGTCGGCGATCATCGCGGTCACAGCGGCCATTGCCCTGTTTCGCTACAAACGAGGGGTGATCCAAGTGTTGCTCGCTTGCGGGCTGACAGGCTTGGCGGTGCATCTGCTGCGCTAG
- a CDS encoding ribonuclease T2 yields the protein MKQRFAMLVLIALTVGVIGIGNAREPRQVRAEPVAGVFDYYVLSLSWSPTFCLTHQDDVQCSGKGYGFVLHGLWPQYAKGGWPQSCAPRVPLTSAEREKGLTLFPTRKLLEHEWSKHGTCSGLGAVEYLKVADKALGSVEIPAKLQPFSSSHYFEAEEIAQLFRQSNPGIADDGIAVICSGPQLSEVRVCMDKDLSFARCGKGVKSQCRAGEIRVPPVR from the coding sequence ATGAAACAACGTTTTGCAATGCTCGTGCTGATCGCACTGACGGTAGGCGTCATTGGGATCGGCAATGCCCGTGAGCCCCGTCAGGTACGAGCGGAACCCGTGGCGGGGGTGTTTGATTACTACGTGTTGTCGCTGTCCTGGTCACCGACTTTTTGCCTGACTCACCAGGACGATGTGCAGTGTTCCGGCAAAGGTTATGGCTTTGTGCTCCATGGCCTTTGGCCGCAATACGCCAAGGGCGGCTGGCCGCAGTCCTGTGCACCGAGGGTGCCGTTGACGAGTGCTGAGCGGGAGAAGGGCCTGACCCTGTTTCCGACCCGCAAGTTGCTCGAGCATGAATGGTCCAAGCACGGTACTTGCAGTGGCCTCGGCGCCGTGGAGTATCTGAAGGTTGCCGACAAGGCGCTTGGCTCGGTGGAGATTCCAGCGAAGCTGCAACCGTTCAGTTCTTCGCACTATTTCGAAGCCGAGGAGATCGCCCAGCTGTTTCGCCAGAGTAATCCAGGTATCGCCGATGACGGCATCGCGGTGATTTGCAGTGGGCCGCAGTTATCGGAGGTGCGTGTGTGCATGGACAAGGACCTGTCGTTCGCCAGGTGTGGCAAGGGAGTCAAGAGCCAGTGCCGGGCCGGGGAAATCCGGGTGCCGCCGGTACGCTGA
- a CDS encoding GGDEF domain-containing protein, with the protein MPIPILDPFHAPGGTLKRLPLLKAAVMFIAAVCVCLCGLLYLQLEQSRRHDLESARIASANLTRAMSQQAQDTFLQTDLVLASLADWIQIDGFGPALQSRLQSTFARRVQSLEQLHGLFLFDKHGQWVITSFESLHRGAGVADREYFAFHQQNASLIAHIGPAIRSRQNGEWIIPVSRRVNDQDGNFQGVLLAGIKMSYFDRFFKSFSLDDKGEMALALSDGTLLARRPFEEGRIGHPLAEEQIFKHDSVGGMSGEAIIRSAVDGVVRLYGHQHLQAYPLVVTAAMSEEAILAGWHDRAFQSSLIVALVVLGICLFGWVFVRQVRNSERIEADLRKAQEALELIATHDSLTGLANRRLFERALDIEFGRGARQRSPLSLVMVDIDFFKRYNDTYGHVAGDHCLAEVATVLKDCCHRKADLAVRYGGEEFAVLLPDTNLQGAMALAEQIRHRVIDKHITHSGSPTGYLTVSLGCYAFVPSSLDSIEVFIQRADAALYQAKHGGRNRVAALSTEGGLDALERSDR; encoded by the coding sequence TTGCCAATCCCCATCCTCGATCCGTTCCATGCCCCCGGCGGTACCCTCAAACGCCTCCCTCTGCTCAAGGCAGCGGTGATGTTTATTGCGGCGGTCTGCGTGTGCCTTTGTGGTTTGCTCTACCTGCAACTGGAACAGTCCCGTCGCCACGACCTGGAGTCGGCCCGCATCGCCTCGGCCAACCTGACCCGAGCCATGTCCCAGCAGGCCCAGGACACTTTCCTGCAGACTGATCTGGTATTGGCCAGTCTCGCCGATTGGATCCAAATTGATGGCTTCGGTCCGGCACTGCAATCGCGACTGCAGAGTACGTTTGCACGGCGAGTGCAATCTCTGGAGCAGTTGCATGGTCTGTTTCTTTTCGACAAGCACGGTCAGTGGGTCATCACCTCCTTTGAGAGCCTGCACAGAGGAGCGGGGGTTGCGGATCGGGAGTATTTTGCTTTCCACCAGCAAAACGCCTCGCTGATCGCGCATATCGGCCCGGCGATCCGCAGTCGGCAAAATGGCGAATGGATCATCCCGGTTTCCCGGCGTGTGAATGATCAGGACGGCAACTTCCAGGGCGTGCTGCTGGCCGGGATCAAAATGTCCTACTTCGATCGGTTCTTCAAAAGTTTCAGCCTCGACGATAAAGGCGAGATGGCCCTGGCCTTGTCTGACGGCACGCTGTTGGCCCGTCGGCCTTTTGAAGAGGGGCGGATCGGTCATCCTCTGGCCGAAGAGCAAATCTTCAAGCACGACTCGGTAGGCGGGATGTCCGGTGAAGCCATCATCCGTTCCGCCGTCGATGGCGTTGTCAGGCTTTATGGTCACCAACATTTGCAGGCCTATCCACTGGTGGTCACCGCGGCGATGTCCGAAGAGGCGATCCTGGCGGGCTGGCATGACAGGGCTTTCCAATCCAGCCTGATCGTGGCCCTGGTGGTCCTGGGAATTTGCCTGTTCGGCTGGGTATTCGTGCGTCAGGTGCGCAACAGCGAGCGAATCGAAGCGGACCTGCGCAAGGCCCAGGAAGCGCTGGAGCTGATTGCCACCCACGATAGCCTGACCGGGCTGGCGAACCGGCGGTTGTTCGAGCGGGCCCTGGACATCGAGTTCGGCCGAGGCGCCCGCCAGCGCAGCCCCCTGAGTCTGGTTATGGTCGATATCGATTTCTTCAAGCGCTATAACGACACCTACGGCCATGTGGCAGGGGACCATTGCCTGGCGGAAGTGGCGACGGTGCTCAAGGACTGCTGCCACCGCAAGGCTGATCTGGCGGTGCGTTATGGCGGTGAAGAGTTCGCGGTACTACTGCCCGATACCAATCTGCAGGGGGCCATGGCCCTGGCTGAACAGATCCGTCACAGAGTCATCGACAAACACATCACCCATTCCGGCTCGCCGACCGGCTACCTGACGGTGAGCCTGGGTTGCTACGCCTTTGTACCCAGCAGCCTGGACAGCATCGAAGTTTTCATCCAGCGGGCCGATGCGGCGCTTTATCAGGCCAAGCACGGCGGTCGCAACCGGGTGGCGGCGTTGTCGACTGAGGGCGGACTCGATGCGCTGGAGCGCTCGGATCGTTGA
- the xth gene encoding exodeoxyribonuclease III — MKNLRIATFNINGIRARLPNLLEWLEREKPDIVCLQELKAADKDFPAAELESVGYGAIWHGQASWNGVAILARDAEPLESRRGLPGGDEDSHSRYLEAAVHGVLVGCLYLPNGNPQPGPKFDYKLAWFERLIDYAQGLQASDHPVVLAGDYNVVPTDMDIYNPRSWLKDALLQPESRECYQRLLDQGWTDSLRHLYPQERIYTFWDYFRQHWQKNSGLRIDHLLLNPVASPYLSEAGVDAWVRNQAHPSDHAPTWIRLASRKRR; from the coding sequence ATGAAAAACCTGCGGATCGCGACCTTCAATATCAATGGCATCCGGGCCCGGCTGCCTAACCTGCTGGAGTGGCTGGAGCGGGAGAAACCCGACATCGTCTGTTTGCAGGAGCTCAAGGCGGCGGACAAGGACTTTCCTGCGGCAGAGCTGGAGTCGGTGGGGTATGGTGCGATCTGGCATGGGCAGGCGTCCTGGAACGGTGTCGCGATCCTGGCCCGTGATGCAGAGCCGCTGGAGAGCCGCCGAGGCCTGCCCGGCGGGGATGAAGACAGCCACAGTCGTTATCTGGAGGCAGCGGTGCATGGCGTGCTGGTGGGTTGCCTTTACCTGCCCAACGGCAACCCGCAGCCGGGCCCCAAGTTCGACTACAAGCTGGCGTGGTTCGAACGGCTTATCGACTATGCCCAAGGGCTGCAGGCCAGCGATCACCCGGTAGTGCTGGCCGGTGACTACAACGTGGTGCCCACTGACATGGACATCTACAACCCGCGTTCCTGGCTCAAGGATGCGCTGTTGCAGCCCGAAAGCCGTGAGTGCTACCAGCGCCTGCTGGACCAGGGCTGGACAGATTCTTTGCGCCATCTGTATCCGCAGGAGCGGATCTACACCTTCTGGGACTATTTCCGTCAACACTGGCAGAAAAACTCCGGGTTGCGCATCGATCATCTGCTGCTCAACCCAGTGGCAAGCCCTTACTTGAGCGAGGCGGGGGTCGACGCCTGGGTCAGGAACCAGGCGCACCCCAGTGACCATGCCCCCACCTGGATCCGGCTGGCCTCGCGCAAGCGGCGTTGA